The Streptomyces halobius genomic interval CTGACGGCGGCGTTCCTTGTCCTGGGCGTGGGCGCGGGCCTTGTCGGCGGCCTCGGCCTCGATCTGCGCGCGAGCGGCCTGCAGTTTGGCCAGGCGCTTCTCCCGGCGGTCCAGCTCGGCGGGCAGGTCGGTGTCCTTGCCGTCGGCGCCGAACATCTGGTCCTCGGCTTCGTCGGTGGCCTGCGCGTCGGCCAGCAGCGCCTGGGCCTGGGCCTCCAGGGCTGCTGTCTCGGCCTCGATCCGCTCCTCCTTGTCGACCAGACGGCCGTAGCTCATCGCCTTGTGCCTGGAGGCGCCTGCCTCCAGTTTCGTGCCGTCCAGGGCGACGCGGCCCATCGTGACCATGCCGAGTTTCTGCGCGAGGTGCAGCGACTGGGTGAACAGGTCGGCCAGCGCGTCCAGGTGGCGGCGGCGGAACCGGGCGATCGAGCGGAAGTCGGGGGCCTGGTCGGCGGCCAGGAACCGGAACGCGACGTCGTCGGTGCACTTGCGCTCGATCGCCCGCGAGGACCGGACGCCGGTGGTGTAGCCGTAGATCAGCAGCCGCAGCATCAGCCGGGGATCGTAGGGCGGGTAGCCGCGCTTCTCGGTGTAGTCCGCCAGCACCGGACCGAAGTCGAGCACCTCGTCGACCAGGTCGGCGACGAACCGTGCCAGATGGTCCTCGGGCAGCCACTCGTTCAGCGACGGCGGCAGCAGCAGGACCTGGTGCGGGTCGAAGGCCCGAAACGTCTTGTCCACCGCCGCCGGACGGCCCTGCGGCCGCTTCTTCTCGACCGGTTCAACCTCGAACAGTCCGTCCCCACCACGCATATCGTGATCATCTCGCAAGGGAGATCACCAGATCCATGCACCTTGGAGAACTGGTCGCCCGTCTCATCGGTATCTGTCCTCTCAACGCCCGCGCTTCCGGCGCTTGCGCTTGGCCTGCGCCAGGGCGTATTTGCGTTCAGCCTCGTCCTGCCTTCGCTTCTTGGCCTCAGCTGCGGCCGACGACTTGCGCTGTTCAAGTTCCAGCCGTAGCGCTTCCTGAGACGCAGTGCTGTGTCGCCCCTGGGCAACTCTGGCAGCCTCCCTGGCGGCCAGCCTCACGGCTCGCTTCGGGTTATGCCGCACCGGGCGCCGGGTCTCCACGGGAACCGCAGGGTTGGCCTGCGCACGTTCCAGCAGCGCTGTGCCATGGCGTAGCAGGAACTGATACAGCTCGGCGTCCGTGGGTTCACTACCGAACACATGCCGAGTGGCGCGGACCTCGCCTGCCTCGGCGATCTCAAGAACTCCGACCCAGAACGGGGCATCAAAGCAGATCGTCAGGGTCACAGAGGTAGTCATAGAACTCTCCAGTGCATGCCAGCCACCGGCCTGACGAGGCCGGATTCCGGCACACCGGACATCCCTGGAAAGGGCGGATACAGACTGCCGTACTACGACAGCAGCGTCCGGGCTACCAACCGGACCGCGATTTCGTGCGCACGAT includes:
- a CDS encoding IS1182 family transposase, which produces MDKTFRAFDPHQVLLLPPSLNEWLPEDHLARFVADLVDEVLDFGPVLADYTEKRGYPPYDPRLMLRLLIYGYTTGVRSSRAIERKCTDDVAFRFLAADQAPDFRSIARFRRRHLDALADLFTQSLHLAQKLGMVTMGRVALDGTKLEAGASRHKAMSYGRLVDKEERIEAETAALEAQAQALLADAQATDEAEDQMFGADGKDTDLPAELDRREKRLAKLQAARAQIEAEAADKARAHAQDKERRRQERGGISDEQAVTDAGDKAAAKARPKPKAQANFTDPDSRIMKNSDGAYIQAYNAQAVVDEKHQVITAADVTTNPSDVLNYTTMLDQSARNTGRHPKQTLVDAGYCSEANLNAARDRQLACGTDTFMATGRLAHDEQVPPAPRGRIPANATLKERMARKLRTKPGKTAYSRRKAIVEPVFGQIMTCRNGRQLLLRGEDGARGEWRLLAACHNLRKIFRHAGTAGLATVPG
- a CDS encoding YjdF family protein encodes the protein MTLTICFDAPFWVGVLEIAEAGEVRATRHVFGSEPTDAELYQFLLRHGTALLERAQANPAVPVETRRPVRHNPKRAVRLAAREAARVAQGRHSTASQEALRLELEQRKSSAAAEAKKRRQDEAERKYALAQAKRKRRKRGR